CGCCCACCAGATCTTCTCTTCCGGAAAAGACGGCCAATGCCTGATCGAGGAGCGGCAGAGCCCGCACGGGCGCCAGGTCCAAATTGGCCAGGGCCAGAAAAAAAGAGGACCAGGGCTGCCTCTGCAGACACTCCTCAGGAATCTTCTCCAGAAACGCGGCGAGGGTAGCTGTCCGATTGATCTCCAGAAACGACATTCCGTGTTCGGCCAGAACGAATTCGACGGCGTCATAGGCCTCGGCCCTCTGCAAATAACGCAATGCCTGCGCTGGGTCTTTCTGGCGGGCACAAAACTCTCCGGCCCGGCGAGACATTTCATGGACGGCCTCCGGACCGAGTTCCGTCAGCGCCTTCTCGTACAGAGATTGCCGAAAAAGCTGGTGCAGAACGAATATTCTCCCCTCCGGGTCGAGCCGGCGGACAAAAAGGTTGCGCCGCGCGAGATCGTCAAGGTCTGCGCCGATCTGCGATTCAGCGGTAAGTTCGATCGCAAGATCAACCGGAATCTCATCGAGCAGGGAGAGGACAAGAAGCGATCGGTGCAGTCGCGGTTCCAGAAAGCTGAAAATCTCCCTGCGAAAGTAGCGCAGGATCACCTGACCATCGGCTTCCTCGTGATCGACCAGAGCGGGAAGAGCAGCCGTACCTTTCTGCTGCTTGATCTGCAACCCGAGCAACAGGACCCCCATAAACCACCCGTCCGTGGTCCGGGCGATCTCACGGATGGCATCCTGCGAAAGATCAAGACCGAGGACCTGGTGGAACAGGTCGGTGGTTTCGCTCTCGTCCAGCACCAGATGCCGGTTGCCGAGACGCAGCATGCCCCGCTTGCGGGCGATCGACCGCAAGTTGTTCAGCGGCAGGGGTTCGCGCGAGGAGAGGATGAAATGGAGCTTGGGGGGTGCCGTTTCGAGCAGACGATTCAGAACAAACAGGCTGGATTCCCAGGAGATCAACTCATGCAGATCGTCAAAAACGATGTACAGGTCCTCGTCCAGGCAGGAGTTGAGATCATTCAGCAACAGGCTGATCCGATTTTCCAGATCGAAGATGGTAAAATCATTTTCCGTCAGGGCCCGGACGGTTGCGGCTGAGGGGCAGTCCGGCAGCAGCCTGTTGACACAGGCCAGAATGGCCTGGAGAAAAAGGACCGGATCGGCATCTTCGGGGCCGACCTGGTACCAGACCGAAGCGATCTCGGTGCGATTGAGAAATTGCTTGATGACGGTGGTCTTGCCCTGGCCGGCCTGGGCCTCGACGAGGATGACCGGCAGCCGCCGGGCACTCTGGTGCAATAGATGGTCGACCACCCGTTCCCGGTAAAGAAACTGCGGGGTATCGACCTGGGGGGGATAAAACTTGTCAGCCTTGATTTGCGATCTGAATTCCGCCGTTTGACGCATAATCGATCCTGTATGCAGAGGGGCCGGCATACAAAGGGGACATTAGTTGAGAAATCCACCTATTCCATCAGTTGTTGGTAGGAATTTGCTTTTGCGGGATGCGTGCCTACAGCGCGCCGCCCCCCCTCCTGCCCTGCTGCCGCCGGATTCGCTCTGAAACCCAGCAGTCTGCTTCATATATCCCATCCATCGCCAACCGTCAAACCCAAAACCCGGCAGGGAAGCGGTGATCGCAAGTTCCGGGGAGACCTCACTTAATTCGTATCCGAATTTATTGCACCTCTACAATTTGATGGTAGCCCCCTCGACTTCACCATCCCCGATTTATCTCGGTTTACTTATGTGGGGCCAGGTTTTGAAATTACGCAGCAGTGTCGCAGCTTCCAGTCAACCTGCCTGAGAGACAAGGCTGAGGACCGACCAGCCCTCTACCGGAGCCACAGTCTCACCGACGCTGAAGACGTGGATCCGCTCGCGCTCGTCGATAGCGAACAGCGGGATGAGACCCTCGCCGTGGGTCGTTTGCAGCTCGGCCATTCCGAAGGATTCGGTCAGGTTGGTTATTTTGATCGCGGCGCCCGCAGCCAGGGCCGACTGCAGCGACTCGTAGGTTACCTTGGTACCGAACAGGCTTTTCCCGCGCCGCAATGCAGAAACCTGCTGTGAATTGGTGCCACCGTTGCTCGGCTTGGACTGCAGGGTGTAGACGTTGTTCTTTCCAAGCTCCATGCGGTAATGGAGTGCGGCTGCCAGGTTGACGCTGTCGTGCGGAGACAGCGCCAGCATGCGGCCGATGCCGATCAGGTCGAGATGGCGATCGGCATGCTCAGACACCGGGTTGCCCAGGTAAGTCGGCAGCCCGCCCATTTTGGCTTTCGCTATTTTTTCCCAACTGTCATCGACGAGCTGGACCCGCAACCCCGCCGTGAGCAAGGCTTTGGCAATGGCCCGCGCCACCTCGTTGGCACCGATGATCAAAAAGCCCTTAGGTTCAGGTTCGGCGACTCCTAACCAGAGCGCCACCAGCCGTGCAGTGGTGCTCTGCAGCAGGACCGTACCGATGATCACCATGAAGGTCAGCGGCACCAGGGCTTTGGCGCTTTCTAAACCGTGATTGACGAGCTGCATGGCAAAGAGCGCGGAAATGGCGGCGGCGATAATACCGCGCGGCGCGATCCAGGCCAGCAGGTGCCGTTCCGGCCACTTCAGCGCGGAACCGTAGGTGGAGATAAGCACGTTGAGGGGGCGGGCGAGGAACTGGATCGCCAGGAACACCCAAAGCGCCGACCAACCGAGTTCCACAAACGAGGTCATTTCCAGTCGCGCCGCGAGCATGATGAAGAGCACGGAGATCAGCAGGATGCTGAGGTTCTCCTTGAAATCGAGTATATCC
Above is a genomic segment from Geopsychrobacter electrodiphilus DSM 16401 containing:
- a CDS encoding cation:proton antiporter, whose product is MVGHILPAIAILLAVCALCQWLAWRVKLPAIIFLLLVGILSGPILDIFKPQELFGDLFFPFISLSVAIILFEGSLTLKFSEIRGLQQVVRNMVSIGMLVTWMITALVTRFALDLSWQVAFLFGAITVVTGPTVIVPMLRTVRPTAAVSNILRWEGIVIDPIGASLAVLVYEFIISGGGRGALGHTMLTFAEIVAVGAIIGSGGGYLFGLLLRRHWLPEFLHNLSTLALVIGSFALSNALQDEAGLVTVTVMGIWLANMKGVDTEDILDFKENLSILLISVLFIMLAARLEMTSFVELGWSALWVFLAIQFLARPLNVLISTYGSALKWPERHLLAWIAPRGIIAAAISALFAMQLVNHGLESAKALVPLTFMVIIGTVLLQSTTARLVALWLGVAEPEPKGFLIIGANEVARAIAKALLTAGLRVQLVDDSWEKIAKAKMGGLPTYLGNPVSEHADRHLDLIGIGRMLALSPHDSVNLAAALHYRMELGKNNVYTLQSKPSNGGTNSQQVSALRRGKSLFGTKVTYESLQSALAAGAAIKITNLTESFGMAELQTTHGEGLIPLFAIDERERIHVFSVGETVAPVEGWSVLSLVSQAG